Proteins co-encoded in one Papaver somniferum cultivar HN1 chromosome 5, ASM357369v1, whole genome shotgun sequence genomic window:
- the LOC113284207 gene encoding uncharacterized protein LOC113284207, translating to MDPNQHMILLKEEEEGLSSDTKEEEELEENLKKLNNFLFIFGFHQSSLLGIIISLFTFVIIGISIPVSILLLPACSGCEKYQINKFELDILASKSLLSAISLLCVSHNLRKHGIRKFLFVDRCHGHMGKFRKQYIQMIQGFFRLLFMWMLPCFLLKTIREVTRVIHVGHDSWWISVAIMFALLSSWTYSTIISLSASVLFYLVCNLQVIHFADYNKLLESDSDVITLIEEHLRLRHYLSKISHRFRIFLLLEFLVVTSSQVLTLFQTIGYHQIITLLNGGDFAVSSFVQIVSVGICLHAAAKISHRAQRVASVASQWHALLTSNSSDASRMRGSNSIGNFETLVNPIRTIPVVFSGSDLESWDGIIGPPSYTQMASSYNKRQAFVMYLQSNPAGVTLYGWTVDRKLISTVFLGEFSLILFVLGKTLVFSRQPT from the exons ATGGACCCAAACCAACACATGATCCtactaaaagaagaagaagaaggattatcAAGTgatacaaaagaagaagaagaattagaagaaaaccTCAAGAAACTAAACAATTTCTTATTCATATTTGGTTTTCATCAATCTTCACTATTAGGGATCATAATATCTTTGTTTACATTTGTAATTATTGGTATTTCAATACCAGTTTCAATTTTACTTCTTCCTGCTTGTTCAGGTTGTGAAAAATATCAAATCAATAAATTtgaacttgatattttagcttCTAAATCTCTTCTTTCTGCCATTTCTTTACTTTGTGTTTCTCATAATCTGAGGAAACATGGGATTCGGAAATTCCTGTTTGTCGATCGGTGTCATGGGCATATGGGCAAATTCCGGAAACAATACATCCAGATGATTCAG GGATTCTTCCGCTTGCTTTTTATGTGGATGTTACCTTGCTTTCTTTTGAAGACAATCCGTGAAGTTACCCGAGTTATACATGTTGGCCATGATTCATGGTGGATCTCAGTTGCTATAATGTTTGCTTTGCTTTCCTCGTGGACTTATTCTACAATAATCTCTCTGTCGGCCAGTGTTTTGTTCTATTTAGTCTGCAATCTTCAAGTTATCCACTTTGCTGATTACAATAAGCTTTTGGAAAGTGATTCAGATGTTATTACACTTATTGAAGAACATCTTCGGTTAAGGCACTATCTCTCTAAAATAAGCCACAGATTCCGGATCTTTCTTCTTTTGGAATTCCTGGTTGTGACATCTAGTCAAGTGCTGACTCTCTTCCAAACTATTGGCTATCATCAAATTATCACTCTCCTCAATGGAGGGGATTTCGCA GTCAGCTCCTTTGTTCAAATTGTTAGCGTAGGAATTTGCTTACATGCAGCTGCAAAGATCTCTCATAGAGCACAACGAGTTGCATCCGTTGCTAGTCAATGGCATGCCTTATTAACAAGTAATTCATCAGATGCATCTCGCATGAGAGGCTCGAACAGTATAGGCAACTTTGAGACACTTGTTAATCCGATAAGAACAATACCTGTCGTCTTCTCCGGAAGCGATTTGGAGTCGTGGGATGGCATTATTGGACCACCAAGTTATACACAGATGGCTTCTTCATACAACAAGAGACAAGCGTTTG TAATGTATTTGCAGTCCAATCCAGCTGGAGTGACCTTATACGGATGGACGGTAGACCGGAAACTAATCAGCACAGTTTTCCTTGGCGAGTTCTCGTTGATACTTTTCGTTCTTGGGAAAACCTTGGTCTTCAGTAGACAACCAACTTAG